A window of Verrucomicrobiota bacterium contains these coding sequences:
- a CDS encoding TerC family protein, with the protein MTGDSIATLALLIGLELVLGIDNILVISIMVSRLPKEVQQKARMFGLVLAMVARLVLLWVIVTLASMTTPLIATFSVRDIILLVGGLFLLYKAVSEIHQTVELKEEGHHIGGKSVSSQFNAAIIQIVFLDIVFSVDSVLTAVGLTNELWVIITAVVASFAVILIFAKQVGDFILRNPALKILALAFLVTIGVTIFLEGMHQHVQKGYIYLPMGFALGIELLQMRYIANRKKRKSI; encoded by the coding sequence ATGACAGGAGATTCCATCGCAACTCTTGCACTCTTAATCGGTCTTGAGCTGGTACTCGGAATTGATAACATTCTGGTCATATCCATAATGGTAAGTCGGCTGCCGAAGGAGGTTCAGCAGAAGGCTCGGATGTTTGGATTGGTTCTAGCAATGGTCGCGCGCTTAGTTCTGCTTTGGGTGATAGTTACTTTGGCATCCATGACAACACCGTTGATCGCCACGTTCTCCGTTCGAGACATCATTTTATTGGTCGGCGGACTCTTCCTCTTATACAAAGCGGTCTCTGAGATTCATCAAACTGTTGAATTAAAGGAGGAGGGACATCACATAGGTGGAAAGAGTGTTTCATCGCAGTTTAATGCAGCAATCATTCAGATAGTGTTTCTGGATATCGTATTCTCTGTCGACTCGGTTCTCACCGCAGTAGGTCTAACAAATGAACTGTGGGTTATCATAACCGCTGTGGTTGCTTCCTTTGCGGTCATATTGATATTCGCGAAGCAGGTAGGAGATTTCATATTGAGAAACCCAGCACTCAAAATCCTCGCACTAGCCTTCCTCGTAACGATTGGTGTCACGATTTTCCTGGAAGGCATGCACCAGCATGTACAAAAGGGATATATCTACCTTCCAATGGGTTTTGCATTGGGCATAGAACTGTTGCAAATGCGTTACATCGCAAATCGAAAAAAAAGAAAAAGCATTTAA
- a CDS encoding NAD(P)-dependent oxidoreductase, with amino-acid sequence MSKETISFIGTGVMGRSMAGHLLNAGYPIQVYNRTKSKADDLVSSGATWCNTPGEAAKGADIIITIVGFPKDVEEVYLAEGGILANAGAGSLLIDMTTSSPSLAKKIAAAAEGKGIGSLDAPVSGGDLGAREARLSIMVGGSQDDFNRALPIFEIIGKNIQRQGEASAGQLTKMCNQIAIAAGMLGITEAMAYAKKSGLDPFNVLKSIETGAAGSWSLSNLSPRALKGDFAPGFYVKHFIKDMKIAIESADEMGLELPGLKLAKTLYDKLAAQGGEDDGTQSLLKLYLS; translated from the coding sequence ATGAGCAAAGAAACCATTTCATTTATAGGAACCGGCGTAATGGGCCGAAGCATGGCCGGTCACCTTTTGAATGCTGGATATCCGATCCAAGTCTACAATCGCACAAAATCCAAAGCGGATGATCTGGTTTCCTCAGGGGCGACTTGGTGCAATACGCCAGGAGAAGCAGCCAAAGGTGCCGATATTATTATAACCATAGTAGGTTTTCCAAAAGATGTAGAAGAAGTTTACTTAGCTGAAGGTGGAATCTTGGCTAACGCGGGGGCTGGCTCCTTGTTAATCGATATGACCACTTCAAGCCCGTCATTGGCAAAAAAAATAGCCGCAGCGGCCGAAGGGAAAGGTATCGGTTCTTTGGATGCACCGGTATCGGGTGGAGATTTGGGCGCGAGAGAAGCCAGACTTTCAATTATGGTCGGGGGCTCCCAGGATGATTTCAACCGTGCATTACCTATTTTCGAAATCATCGGTAAGAACATTCAACGCCAGGGCGAAGCAAGTGCAGGCCAGCTTACTAAAATGTGTAACCAAATTGCCATCGCAGCGGGCATGCTGGGAATTACAGAAGCGATGGCTTACGCGAAGAAATCAGGATTGGATCCGTTTAACGTACTCAAAAGCATAGAAACAGGAGCCGCAGGAAGTTGGTCTTTGAGCAACCTTTCACCAAGAGCACTGAAAGGTGATTTTGCTCCAGGGTTTTATGTTAAACATTTCATTAAAGATATGAAAATCGCTATAGAATCCGCAGACGAAATGGGCCTGGAACTACCAGGGCTAAAACTGGCCAAAACTCTTTACGATAAACTCGCCGCACAGGGTGGTGAGGACGATGGCACGCAGTCGCTGTTAAAGCTCTACTTAAGTTAA
- a CDS encoding response regulator: protein MSKILVIEDEASVRIPLVDLLRIEGFEVIEAADGEAGVTIAEEEKPDLILCDIVLPVKDGFEVLEILRNNDRLILTPFIFLTGRNESGDRERGFSLGADDFVATPFDAAVLVKRIRSLLERFRIISESLDQVRMNLVGKVPHEFKTPLNGILGFAAMMKENALILNPSEVRDFSALILQSGERMLQTVINYVRYLELQIDFNREQLSDKQASARYKIEPKSLRPLLEKLYSRYSRRKGDITLFLLPATLAVSDEDFSFMLYQLLDNALKFSRSNTRINLNTIVDEPFYVIAIEDRGHGMRREQISSLGPFIQLNREEQEQQGLGLGLSIVQKLCSIYGGTLSINSHPGEGTRVILRLPIAEE, encoded by the coding sequence ATGTCAAAAATCCTGGTCATTGAAGATGAAGCATCTGTCCGGATTCCTTTGGTAGACCTATTAAGGATTGAGGGTTTTGAGGTGATTGAAGCCGCCGACGGTGAAGCGGGTGTAACAATTGCGGAAGAGGAAAAGCCCGATTTGATATTGTGCGATATTGTGCTGCCTGTTAAGGATGGATTCGAGGTGTTGGAAATACTTCGAAACAATGACCGATTGATACTTACACCTTTTATTTTTCTAACCGGTCGAAACGAAAGCGGTGATAGGGAGAGAGGTTTTAGTCTTGGGGCTGACGATTTCGTCGCAACACCTTTTGACGCGGCTGTACTGGTAAAGCGTATTCGTTCACTTCTGGAACGATTCAGAATAATCTCGGAATCCCTCGATCAGGTTCGGATGAACCTTGTAGGCAAAGTGCCGCATGAATTTAAGACTCCCCTGAATGGAATTCTTGGATTTGCAGCGATGATGAAAGAGAATGCTTTGATATTGAATCCTTCGGAGGTTCGGGATTTCAGCGCACTCATTCTACAATCTGGCGAACGGATGCTACAAACGGTGATTAATTATGTGCGCTATCTCGAACTTCAGATCGATTTTAACCGGGAGCAATTATCTGATAAGCAAGCTAGCGCCCGATATAAAATTGAGCCAAAATCATTAAGGCCACTCCTTGAAAAACTATACAGCCGTTATTCCCGAAGGAAGGGAGACATAACTTTGTTTTTGTTACCTGCGACCTTGGCAGTTTCAGATGAAGATTTCTCTTTTATGTTATACCAATTGCTGGATAACGCTTTAAAATTTTCCAGGAGTAATACCCGGATAAATCTGAACACAATTGTTGATGAACCTTTTTACGTCATTGCAATTGAGGACCGGGGTCATGGTATGCGTCGGGAGCAAATTTCTTCTTTGGGTCCTTTTATTCAACTAAACCGGGAAGAACAGGAGCAGCAAGGGCTTGGCCTGGGTCTGTCTATTGTTCAAAAACTTTGTAGTATATACGGTGGAACCCTTTCCATCAACAGTCACCCTGGGGAAGGTACGCGGGTGATTCTGAGACTGCCTATTGCAGAAGAATAG
- a CDS encoding DUF1501 domain-containing protein codes for MDGLNFIPPVDGDNRGFYEGFRPTLQIPTTGTNAALALNGEFGMHPRATALHQVFQNGNLAIVNAVGNAGSRSHFDAQAYMELGTPFVKTTKSGWLARTLGTQPDLPPDVLLPVLAAGASAPTSLFGEQSTLNMSNGSSIGFSNADWRVRDDLRKAVRDLYSDGFSLVKDAGLQALNASDIIETFGSTSYTPANGAAYPNSGLGRDMRTIASMIKLDLGLRVATVDYGGWDTHDTQDYAPNNGNYSNKIGELSDSLAAFYKDLDGSEANALSKRTTVLVMSEFGRRVRENADRGTDHGTGNIFMVMGGSVKGGVHGTFPGLQNDQLFMQTDLRPTTDYRTILSEVIIRRMANPNIGNIFPGLEEYAPLNLVEGIDLTPQYGPGQPEAPVVSEVLAFGNGTMQVTWNEIDFAKGYRVDMRTDPEGDWETVQIFGDISQTTYIATDLIPAGFYEFRVHAFNDAGNSEYSNNSAAFNRSALENWRYTHYGRIDDAGDAADDLDINENGVTNLMAFALNLDPLDNNVPRAGDSNPGLPVSRIEEGTAKYRFLKPGGRENIDYKVELSTNLITWFTVPVSMVGETGIYERMEASAPQDLHPCFFRLVVERNDV; via the coding sequence ATGGATGGACTCAATTTCATTCCTCCTGTCGATGGAGACAATCGGGGGTTTTACGAAGGGTTTCGTCCCACCTTACAAATTCCGACGACCGGTACAAATGCTGCATTGGCTTTGAATGGAGAATTTGGCATGCATCCTCGGGCAACTGCTCTTCACCAAGTTTTTCAGAATGGAAATCTTGCCATTGTGAATGCCGTAGGAAATGCAGGATCCAGAAGTCACTTTGATGCCCAGGCTTATATGGAACTTGGAACGCCGTTTGTTAAGACAACCAAATCCGGATGGTTGGCTCGTACCCTGGGTACCCAACCCGACCTTCCGCCTGATGTGCTGTTGCCAGTTCTTGCGGCGGGAGCTTCTGCTCCGACATCTTTGTTTGGTGAGCAATCCACTTTAAATATGTCCAATGGCAGTAGCATTGGTTTCTCCAATGCAGATTGGAGAGTAAGGGATGACCTTCGCAAAGCAGTTCGCGACCTTTACTCGGACGGCTTCAGCTTGGTGAAAGATGCGGGACTTCAAGCCCTCAATGCTTCGGATATTATTGAAACCTTTGGGAGTACGAGTTATACCCCTGCCAATGGAGCGGCGTATCCAAACTCAGGTTTGGGACGGGACATGCGAACAATTGCCAGCATGATCAAGCTTGATTTGGGTTTGCGCGTTGCCACGGTTGACTATGGGGGTTGGGACACGCACGATACTCAGGATTATGCGCCAAATAACGGAAATTACTCCAACAAGATTGGTGAACTGAGTGATTCTCTGGCTGCGTTCTATAAAGACCTGGATGGAAGCGAGGCCAATGCCTTGTCCAAACGTACCACTGTCCTTGTCATGAGTGAATTTGGCCGCCGTGTTCGTGAAAACGCGGATCGAGGAACTGACCATGGCACTGGTAATATATTTATGGTAATGGGTGGATCCGTTAAAGGTGGAGTACACGGAACTTTTCCAGGATTGCAGAACGATCAATTGTTTATGCAAACCGATCTAAGGCCAACTACCGACTATCGCACCATTCTCAGTGAGGTAATCATTCGTCGCATGGCCAATCCAAATATTGGAAACATTTTTCCAGGCCTTGAAGAATACGCGCCTTTGAATTTGGTGGAAGGAATCGACCTCACTCCGCAATATGGTCCCGGTCAACCAGAAGCCCCGGTGGTATCCGAAGTGCTTGCTTTTGGGAATGGCACCATGCAGGTAACCTGGAATGAAATAGATTTCGCAAAAGGTTACCGTGTCGATATGCGGACGGATCCCGAAGGTGATTGGGAAACGGTACAAATTTTTGGTGATATTTCTCAGACGACTTACATTGCAACCGATTTGATTCCTGCAGGTTTCTACGAATTTAGAGTCCATGCGTTCAATGATGCAGGTAACTCCGAATACTCTAATAATTCAGCCGCATTTAATCGAAGTGCTTTGGAAAATTGGCGTTATACTCACTATGGGCGAATCGACGATGCCGGGGATGCTGCGGATGATTTGGATATCAACGAAAATGGAGTAACTAACTTAATGGCATTTGCTCTTAACTTGGATCCGTTGGATAACAACGTTCCAAGGGCCGGTGACTCAAATCCCGGATTGCCTGTATCCAGGATCGAAGAGGGCACGGCAAAATATCGTTTTTTGAAGCCCGGTGGTCGCGAGAACATTGATTACAAAGTTGAGCTTTCAACCAATCTTATAACTTGGTTTACGGTACCTGTTTCCATGGTAGGCGAAACTGGGATCTACGAGCGGATGGAAGCCTCTGCTCCACAGGATCTGCATCCTTGCTTTTTTAGATTGGTTGTAGAGCGCAACGACGTTTAG
- a CDS encoding SPFH domain-containing protein, with translation MNNKGLFSIIVFGIMIVVVLLFGSRFLKTVPAGHVSVATLFGKVMPNPFEEGLHIPVNPLYQWYDFDTRADTITETASVPSQDQLQTQMDVSVKFRINASEAPQTLKLYGDKNRLITTQLIPSLRSTLREAGKTIARAEDFFLEETQNRLQVQLLNDLKNSLDKKGLIIDEVLIRSITLPPFIMKAIEGKKEREQEVEKQKAELERYKTEMQQKVEEAIAERQAAEQEAEKVKLLADARAYEIGKLNDAIADNQAYIQLQSLEALKKIAEDPAAKIYFLDGSSPNPMPLLHMGERQ, from the coding sequence ATGAATAATAAAGGCCTATTTTCCATTATCGTTTTCGGTATAATGATAGTTGTTGTCCTTCTTTTTGGATCTCGATTTCTAAAAACGGTTCCTGCGGGGCACGTATCTGTAGCGACCTTGTTTGGCAAGGTGATGCCTAATCCTTTCGAGGAAGGATTGCACATTCCGGTTAATCCGTTGTACCAATGGTATGACTTCGATACGCGGGCGGATACCATCACTGAAACGGCCAGTGTTCCTTCCCAGGATCAACTTCAAACCCAAATGGATGTGAGCGTTAAGTTTCGTATCAATGCGTCCGAGGCACCGCAGACTTTGAAATTATATGGTGATAAGAACCGCCTTATCACTACCCAGCTGATTCCTTCACTGCGTTCAACCTTAAGGGAAGCCGGGAAAACAATTGCCCGGGCGGAGGATTTCTTTTTGGAAGAAACACAGAATCGGCTCCAAGTACAATTACTGAACGATCTTAAGAATAGCTTGGATAAAAAAGGCCTCATCATAGATGAAGTTCTTATCCGAAGTATCACACTTCCTCCTTTCATAATGAAAGCCATTGAGGGTAAAAAGGAGCGGGAGCAGGAAGTCGAGAAGCAGAAAGCCGAACTTGAAAGATACAAAACAGAGATGCAGCAGAAAGTAGAAGAGGCTATCGCCGAGCGCCAGGCTGCTGAACAAGAAGCTGAAAAGGTGAAATTACTTGCTGACGCCCGAGCCTATGAAATTGGGAAGCTGAATGATGCCATCGCAGATAATCAGGCTTATATTCAACTTCAGTCATTGGAGGCACTGAAGAAAATCGCTGAAGATCCTGCAGCCAAAATTTACTTTTTAGATGGCAGCAGTCCCAATCCTATGCCGCTGTTGCATATGGGCGAAAGACAGTAG
- the trpS gene encoding tryptophan--tRNA ligase, which yields MSDSDRKTVLTAAQPTGILTIGNYLGAIKQWGSLLDDHDCLFPLVDMHAITVPYVPSELRLRTRSLVAQYIACGLDPERCTLFIQSHVVGHADLAWVLGCLTPLGELQRMTQFKEKTAKGAPVNSGLLFYPVLMAADILLYNADLVPVGEDQKQHLELARNVAERFNHTYSETFKIPEPQIATTGARVLSLQDPTRKMSKSDDNQGAYILLTDDPDQIRKKIARSVTDSGSEVKSDPDKGGITNLLSIMAGFSGKSVEEHEMEFVGKGYGDFKKAVGEVVVEGLRPIRERFIEVVEDKTYLDSVLKAGAEVAQKKAYKILSKVQRKVGFVERFR from the coding sequence GCCCAGCCGACAGGTATTCTTACCATAGGAAATTATCTGGGAGCTATCAAACAATGGGGTTCTCTTTTGGATGATCACGACTGCCTGTTTCCTTTGGTGGATATGCACGCGATTACTGTTCCGTATGTTCCCTCTGAATTGAGACTGCGGACACGGTCATTGGTCGCTCAATACATTGCCTGTGGATTGGATCCTGAAAGGTGTACCCTATTTATTCAGTCACATGTTGTGGGCCACGCTGACCTTGCCTGGGTGCTCGGTTGTTTGACTCCTCTCGGCGAGCTCCAGCGAATGACCCAATTTAAAGAAAAAACGGCCAAAGGAGCGCCCGTTAATTCCGGTCTATTGTTTTACCCGGTATTAATGGCAGCAGATATTCTTTTATACAATGCGGACCTTGTGCCAGTGGGCGAAGATCAGAAGCAGCATCTGGAGTTGGCTCGGAATGTTGCCGAGCGTTTCAACCATACCTATTCTGAGACATTTAAAATTCCGGAACCTCAAATAGCCACTACCGGTGCCCGGGTGTTGTCTTTGCAAGATCCAACGCGAAAGATGTCCAAGTCCGACGACAATCAAGGTGCCTACATATTACTTACCGACGATCCTGATCAGATCCGTAAAAAAATTGCGCGCTCCGTCACCGACTCAGGTTCGGAAGTTAAATCGGACCCAGATAAAGGCGGGATCACTAATCTACTTTCAATCATGGCTGGTTTCTCAGGAAAATCTGTCGAAGAACATGAAATGGAGTTTGTCGGAAAAGGCTATGGAGATTTTAAGAAAGCGGTTGGGGAGGTAGTTGTCGAAGGATTGAGACCGATTCGTGAACGTTTCATAGAGGTGGTTGAAGATAAAACCTATCTGGATAGTGTGCTTAAGGCTGGGGCCGAAGTCGCTCAAAAGAAAGCCTACAAAATTTTGTCAAAGGTACAGCGCAAAGTGGGATTCGTTGAACGGTTTCGTTGA
- a CDS encoding DUF1800 domain-containing protein, which produces MNTSRIQESSTLSRRDFVNLATKASATVVTGTSGSSTAIITPMRNSRKSYEDVGTLAAKQAATASGTPNIEEYRTHATSLPKLSIIALTRCGFGTTPEEIEEFENLGVTDEERLSNWLDKQLNPDSIADADCDARIQAAGFTTPGKSLRQAWTDHGRSGDSSVRRRPVEELERLNFLRAAHSKKQLFEVLVDFWHNHFNVYGWATYIEAVFMNWDEQVIRKHALGNFREFLEDMTKHTAMLYYLDNYTNTSAGFNENFAREFFELHSMGAENYYGVIPRDDVPTYTDGTPRGYVDADVYDAAECFTGWTVNDSGDFGNYGDFMYRNDRHSQGEKRILQTVIPAFGGESDGYKVMDLVANHPGTARYISRKLCRRLIMDNPPESLVSQIADVFIAKKDEPDQLKQVVRAVIMSDEFRNAFGDKIKRPYEMAVSAFRATNAQWPFSMEISDTTRMLDYLQSAGQGLFRHPTPDGFSDNKESWLSTNPIMSIWRFMINAVEDSHEEVRHIRIEEATPSHIRTSAEIVDYWTNRILARALPEGEREGIIDFMANGRSPAMDTLWDSNSDAARRLRYTVALILLSPTNFLR; this is translated from the coding sequence ATGAACACTTCCAGGATACAAGAGTCATCTACCCTTTCACGAAGGGATTTTGTTAATTTAGCAACCAAGGCGTCTGCCACGGTAGTCACCGGAACTTCCGGTAGTTCAACTGCTATAATTACGCCGATGCGAAACAGTCGGAAGTCGTATGAGGATGTAGGCACCTTAGCGGCGAAGCAGGCAGCAACTGCTTCTGGAACACCAAACATAGAAGAGTATCGCACTCACGCAACGAGCCTTCCGAAGTTGAGCATCATTGCGCTTACGCGATGTGGCTTTGGCACAACTCCTGAAGAGATCGAAGAATTCGAGAATTTGGGCGTGACGGATGAAGAGCGTCTCTCCAACTGGTTGGATAAACAACTCAATCCAGATAGTATTGCCGATGCGGATTGTGACGCGAGAATTCAAGCTGCAGGATTTACGACACCAGGGAAATCGTTGCGGCAAGCATGGACGGACCATGGACGAAGCGGAGACTCGAGTGTTCGGAGACGCCCGGTTGAGGAGCTGGAACGCTTAAATTTTTTGCGCGCTGCTCATAGTAAGAAGCAGCTTTTCGAAGTCCTGGTAGATTTCTGGCACAATCATTTCAATGTCTATGGATGGGCCACCTATATCGAAGCGGTGTTCATGAATTGGGACGAGCAGGTTATTCGCAAACATGCCTTGGGAAACTTCCGCGAATTTCTTGAAGACATGACCAAACACACGGCCATGTTGTATTACCTCGACAACTATACTAACACCTCAGCGGGTTTTAATGAAAATTTCGCCCGTGAGTTTTTCGAACTGCACTCTATGGGTGCGGAAAATTATTATGGAGTAATCCCAAGGGATGATGTTCCTACCTACACCGACGGAACTCCCAGAGGATATGTTGATGCCGATGTGTATGATGCTGCAGAATGTTTCACCGGGTGGACGGTTAATGATAGCGGTGATTTTGGAAACTACGGCGATTTCATGTATCGCAACGATCGACATAGCCAGGGTGAAAAAAGAATTTTGCAAACTGTAATTCCCGCCTTTGGTGGTGAGTCCGATGGTTACAAAGTCATGGATCTGGTTGCCAATCACCCGGGGACTGCCCGGTACATTTCCAGAAAACTTTGCCGGAGACTCATTATGGACAATCCCCCTGAAAGTTTGGTCAGCCAGATAGCGGATGTGTTCATCGCAAAGAAGGATGAACCGGATCAATTGAAACAGGTGGTTCGTGCGGTAATAATGTCTGACGAATTCCGAAACGCCTTTGGTGATAAAATCAAACGACCTTACGAAATGGCTGTTAGTGCCTTTCGTGCGACAAATGCTCAATGGCCGTTTTCAATGGAGATCAGCGATACCACCCGTATGCTCGACTACTTGCAGTCGGCTGGTCAGGGGCTGTTCAGACATCCTACACCGGATGGGTTTTCAGACAATAAGGAAAGTTGGTTGAGTACGAATCCTATCATGAGCATCTGGCGTTTTATGATCAATGCGGTTGAAGATTCGCATGAAGAGGTCAGGCACATTCGGATCGAAGAAGCAACTCCTTCCCATATTCGTACTTCAGCAGAAATTGTAGACTATTGGACTAATCGAATCCTGGCTCGGGCACTGCCGGAAGGAGAGCGAGAGGGGATCATTGATTTTATGGCCAACGGGCGAAGTCCTGCTATGGATACGCTTTGGGATTCCAATTCGGATGCAGCACGACGTCTTCGATACACAGTAGCTTTGATACTGCTGTCCCCCACAAACTTTCTTCGCTAA